The genomic region AGTTTCAAGTAAACAAAAAAGATAAGCTCTATCTCGAAAAGGAAGCGGACATTATTGCTAAATTTGAACGACAGAGGCTGGCAGCAAAAATTCATGATGTCTTAGTTAAACAGCCATATATTGGAGAAGATTCCTTGGTTAATTTGGCTGTACCTGTGGTGCTTGAACAGAAACTGGACGGTTCATTTTTAGGCATGAGCTCGCACCTAAGCGTAGACGCCTATACCTTCTCCGAACCAATGGTCATGGATTTAAAGTTTGGGGAAAAAAGAAAATTTCACAGATTACAAACTACTGCCTATGCCTTGGCAATGGAAGCGGTCTATGAGTTTCCCGTTAACCTTGGGTGTATCGTTTATGCCAAGATAAAAGATGATCGGCTAATTATTGAAAAGGATATTCATATTATTGATGATGAGTTGCGTCAGTGGTTTGTTGAGGAGCGGGATGAAAAACTGAGAATGATAGAGGAAGAAATAGACCCGGGAGTCAAGGAATGTCCGGATAGCTGCCATATTCGGCAACTATGCCACTAAATTGCTAGAGGAATTTTGCCATCAACTGGGAAATATATTAATAAGCTTGGTCTTAGTAGAGGTTTCGCAAATACCCAGGGACTTATTGCAGATAATATGTCTTCGGAAAAAATCAAGCAAAAGGTGTTCTCTTGTTCTTTGAAAACTCAATAACTACGCGGTTTCCAGAGTGCAAACCGAGGTCGGTTACAATTACCTCCCGGTTATCAAGGGGATTGAAACGTCTTATTTGTGCCGGAATTAAAGGCGCTGGGAAGTTACAATTACCTCCCGGTTATCAAGGGGATTGAAACTTAAATTGCGATATTTGCGGAGAACAAACAGGGGAATGTTACAATTACCTCCCGGTTATCAAGGGGATTGAAACAAAATCTTCTTTATGTTGGTGATAATAGTCTTGTATTGTTACAATTACCTCCCGGTTATCAAGGGGATTGAAACGGCCATCATGCTGGCGGGAAGAGATTTTCCCTTTGCGTTACAATTACCTCCCGGTTATCAAGGGGATTGAAACGAAGAACTGGCCGGGGTGTTAGCCCACGAACTGGGACAGTTACAATTACCTCCCGGTTATCAAGGGGATT from Desulfotomaculum nigrificans DSM 574 harbors:
- the cas4a gene encoding type I-A CRISPR-associated protein Cas4/Csa1 — its product is MYFLSDEEKKHLLKNYLPRSRQADTAEELRGWNWHQPPLLPPYETKLGAYEIAGAYCPSNRDLYLRRVQKIKSLPSLAMIRGYFLHDVLVKELSRAKKIIYHRGVPGYKEIFNDLEQGQDYKLPDQFQVNKKDKLYLEKEADIIAKFERQRLAAKIHDVLVKQPYIGEDSLVNLAVPVVLEQKLDGSFLGMSSHLSVDAYTFSEPMVMDLKFGEKRKFHRLQTTAYALAMEAVYEFPVNLGCIVYAKIKDDRLIIEKDIHIIDDELRQWFVEERDEKLRMIEEEIDPGVKECPDSCHIRQLCH